A section of the Jannaschia sp. S6380 genome encodes:
- a CDS encoding D-alanine--D-alanine ligase, with the protein MSGRTPQHVAVLMGGPSSEREVSLSTGRGCADALREAGYQVTELDAGPDVVARLQQIAPDAVFNALHGRWGEDGAIQGLLEWHRIPYTHSGVLASATALDKARTKDIYRAAGLPVVESRIVPKAHAMARHVLPPPYVVKPNNEGSSVGIYIVAEGANAPPQLAETMPAEVMVETYAPGRELTCTVLMDRALTVTEIHTDGWYDYAAKYETGGSRHTLPADVPADIFAACRSYAMRAHKALGCRSLSRTDFRWDEARGLDGLILLETNTQPGMTPTSLTPEQAAHDGIDFAGLCRQLVEDASCDR; encoded by the coding sequence ATGTCGGGCAGGACACCCCAGCACGTCGCCGTCCTGATGGGCGGCCCGTCTTCGGAACGTGAGGTCAGCCTCTCGACCGGTCGCGGCTGCGCGGACGCGTTGCGCGAGGCCGGCTATCAGGTGACGGAGCTCGACGCGGGCCCCGACGTCGTGGCGCGCCTGCAACAGATTGCGCCGGACGCGGTGTTCAACGCGCTCCATGGCCGATGGGGCGAGGACGGCGCGATCCAGGGTCTGCTGGAATGGCACCGGATCCCCTACACGCATTCCGGCGTGCTGGCGTCGGCCACGGCACTCGACAAGGCCCGGACGAAGGACATCTACCGTGCCGCCGGCCTGCCGGTTGTCGAAAGCCGCATCGTTCCGAAGGCCCACGCGATGGCGCGGCACGTCCTGCCGCCGCCCTACGTGGTCAAGCCCAACAACGAAGGCTCCTCGGTCGGGATCTACATCGTGGCCGAGGGTGCAAACGCGCCGCCGCAGCTGGCCGAGACCATGCCCGCCGAAGTGATGGTCGAGACCTATGCCCCGGGGCGCGAACTGACCTGCACCGTCCTGATGGACCGCGCCCTGACCGTGACGGAGATCCATACCGACGGGTGGTACGACTACGCCGCCAAGTACGAGACCGGAGGAAGCCGCCATACGCTGCCCGCGGATGTGCCGGCCGACATCTTCGCCGCTTGCCGGTCCTACGCGATGCGGGCGCACAAGGCGCTGGGCTGCCGTTCCCTCAGCCGGACGGATTTCCGCTGGGACGAAGCACGGGGGCTCGACGGGTTGATCCTGCTGGAGACGAACACCCAGCCTGGCATGACACCCACCTCGCTGACGCCCGAACAGGCCGCGCATGACGGGATCGACTTCGCCGGCCTGTGTCGCCAGCTGGTGGAGGACGCCTCGTGCGACCGGTGA
- a CDS encoding cell division protein FtsQ/DivIB produces the protein MRPVKRRAASDPAPSKWQYRMHRLWLTPLFRALVRTGIPSFGFVFLFTWYINDAERITAIIDGWDRMVTSIQDRPEFTVSLLRIEGASEDLQSDIQEALPIDLPLSQFQLDMDALRTLLLELDPVLDAEVRIKAGGVLLLKITERQPAVAWQRDRGVEILDATGHRVATLDDLSTAGALPLVAGEGADAHVPEALALIDAAAPITDRLVGLTRIGNRRWDVVLTRDQRIALPEIGPAAALDRALAMHAAKDVLARDVAMVDLRLPDRPVLRLSEPAREELRRLQDLERLSLTEGTE, from the coding sequence GTGCGACCGGTGAAGCGGCGTGCCGCCTCGGACCCCGCGCCCAGCAAGTGGCAGTACCGGATGCATCGGCTGTGGCTGACGCCGCTGTTCCGCGCGCTGGTCCGCACCGGCATCCCCAGCTTCGGCTTCGTGTTCTTGTTCACCTGGTACATCAACGATGCGGAGCGGATCACCGCCATCATCGACGGCTGGGACCGGATGGTGACCTCGATCCAGGACCGCCCGGAATTCACCGTGAGCCTGCTGCGCATCGAGGGCGCGAGCGAGGACCTGCAATCCGACATCCAGGAAGCGCTGCCGATCGACCTGCCGCTGTCGCAGTTCCAGTTGGACATGGATGCCCTGCGCACCCTCCTTCTGGAACTGGACCCGGTTCTCGACGCCGAGGTGCGGATCAAGGCGGGCGGCGTGCTGCTGCTGAAGATCACGGAACGTCAGCCGGCCGTCGCCTGGCAGCGGGATCGGGGCGTCGAGATCCTGGACGCCACCGGGCACCGGGTCGCCACGCTGGACGATCTGTCCACCGCCGGCGCGCTGCCGCTGGTCGCGGGCGAGGGGGCCGATGCCCACGTGCCCGAGGCACTGGCCCTGATCGACGCGGCGGCCCCGATCACCGACCGTCTGGTCGGTCTGACCCGGATCGGCAATCGCAGGTGGGACGTCGTGCTGACCCGCGACCAGCGCATCGCCCTGCCGGAGATCGGCCCCGCGGCCGCGCTGGACCGGGCGCTTGCCATGCACGCGGCAAAGGACGTGCTGGCGCGCGATGTCGCGATGGTCGACCTGCGCCTGCCCGACCGCCCCGTCCTGCGCCTGTCCGAGCCCGCCCGCGAGGAACTGCGGCGGCTTCAGGATCTGGAACGACTGTCACTTACCGAGGGAACCGAATGA
- the ftsA gene encoding cell division protein FtsA: protein MSRLFHAQRAMRRKRQAALQRGVVAILDVGTFKTACLILRFEENTPQGEGVGHMAGQSNFRVIGATTTRSRGIRQGEVDAMPETERAIRTAIQGAQKMANVRVDHVIACFSGGRPASYPLAGEVMLESGPCSVHDVGRVLSSIDTPDIGPGREVLHAQPVNFGIDHRTTLRDPRGQTGEMLRADMHLLSVDAHAIENLLTCIHRCDLELAGLASAPYAAATSALVEDEKELGAACIDMGGGTTGISIFMRKHMVFADTVPFGGAHVTSDISQGLRIPAATAEMIKTRYGGVHATGMDDRELIALEADTGDWHHDRRSVTRTELIGIIRPRVEEILEEARVRLDAAGFNDLPSQRIVLTGGASQIPGLDGLAARILGNQVRLGRPLRVHGLPEAAKGPAFAACVGLCMQGAEPQDEFWDFEAVPIRSSGRSLRRAVRWFRDNW, encoded by the coding sequence ATGAGCCGATTGTTCCATGCCCAACGCGCCATGCGGCGCAAGCGTCAGGCCGCCCTGCAGCGGGGCGTCGTCGCCATCCTGGACGTCGGCACCTTCAAGACCGCCTGCCTGATCCTGCGCTTCGAGGAGAATACCCCCCAGGGCGAAGGCGTGGGCCACATGGCGGGGCAGTCGAACTTCCGTGTCATCGGCGCAACGACCACCCGCTCGCGCGGGATCCGTCAGGGCGAAGTCGACGCCATGCCTGAGACGGAGCGCGCGATCCGCACCGCCATTCAGGGCGCGCAGAAGATGGCGAACGTGCGTGTCGACCACGTGATCGCGTGCTTCTCGGGCGGGCGGCCGGCCTCCTATCCGCTGGCAGGCGAGGTGATGCTGGAATCCGGGCCGTGCAGCGTGCACGACGTGGGCCGCGTCCTGTCGTCGATCGACACGCCCGATATCGGGCCGGGACGCGAGGTGCTGCACGCGCAGCCGGTCAATTTCGGCATCGATCACCGCACCACGCTGCGCGACCCGCGCGGCCAGACCGGTGAGATGCTGCGCGCCGACATGCATCTGCTGTCGGTCGACGCGCATGCGATCGAGAACCTGCTGACCTGTATCCATCGCTGCGACCTGGAATTGGCGGGGCTGGCTTCGGCGCCCTATGCGGCGGCCACCAGCGCGCTGGTCGAGGACGAAAAGGAACTGGGCGCCGCCTGCATCGACATGGGCGGTGGCACGACCGGTATCTCGATCTTCATGCGCAAGCACATGGTCTTTGCCGACACGGTGCCGTTCGGCGGGGCCCACGTGACCTCCGACATAAGCCAGGGCCTGCGTATCCCCGCCGCCACCGCCGAAATGATCAAGACGCGTTACGGCGGCGTCCACGCCACCGGGATGGACGACCGCGAACTGATCGCGCTCGAGGCCGATACCGGCGACTGGCACCACGACCGCCGGTCGGTGACGCGGACCGAACTGATCGGGATCATCCGGCCGCGGGTCGAGGAAATCCTGGAGGAGGCGCGTGTGCGGCTGGATGCCGCCGGGTTCAATGACCTGCCGAGCCAGCGGATTGTCCTCACCGGCGGAGCCTCGCAGATCCCCGGTCTGGACGGCCTCGCAGCGCGCATCCTGGGCAATCAGGTGCGGCTTGGCCGACCGCTTCGGGTGCATGGTTTGCCCGAGGCCGCGAAGGGTCCGGCCTTTGCAGCTTGCGTCGGACTGTGCATGCAGGGAGCCGAGCCGCAGGACGAGTTCTGGGATTTCGAGGCCGTCCCGATCCGCAGCTCCGGCCGCAGCCTGCGGCGTGCGGTGCGGTGGTTTCGGGACAACTGGTAA